One region of Syntrophobacter fumaroxidans MPOB genomic DNA includes:
- a CDS encoding type II toxin-antitoxin system Phd/YefM family antitoxin: protein METVGAYEAKTHLTQLLKRVAKGEKITITKHGIPVATLQPADSSKKMPVREIIDQLKRFRSGHRLDGLSIRDMIEEGRR, encoded by the coding sequence ATGGAAACCGTCGGAGCCTATGAAGCCAAGACACACCTCACCCAACTCCTGAAGCGTGTCGCCAAGGGTGAGAAAATAACGATTACCAAACACGGCATACCTGTGGCGACCCTGCAACCCGCGGATTCCTCGAAAAAAATGCCCGTGCGCGAGATCATCGATCAATTGAAACGGTTTCGAAGCGGTCACCGTCTCGACGGGCTTTCCATCCGTGACATGATCGAGGAGGGAAGGCGCTGA